A window from Primulina eburnea isolate SZY01 chromosome 2, ASM2296580v1, whole genome shotgun sequence encodes these proteins:
- the LOC140823025 gene encoding F-box protein At5g49610-like, whose protein sequence is MKGRWFSDNDIPINVLSRLSARALHRLKYVSKEWYDLISDRSFIRLQLKKTESVSGLFFQEVYRWSDKDIESISYIPIELESVKVWNNILSFLPENVVILSSNNGLICCRSCFPTPTPIIYVCNPLIKQWTPVKWPNLPRSSSISLAFDPFLNPIDASTDFTLVSVCATETEANKEEEKEEEESCFVLDIYSSKTGLWRRSQECCKCNYNLAKNKGILVAGILHWLTDGDQILMFDPNNEISWLITVPVPASQLSSIPEMCIGESQDKLYYVIISEDGLQLWVLEDHFTSQWNLKCFTSLEELEKKNSKVLYDIPKKVGSRLCKDMLSWIDPLAFKDGIVFLKVSANIYSYQFETGKLKILYDAKTLGPKSMHSPIIATYTMSLVPLDE, encoded by the coding sequence ATGAAGGGGCGTTGGTTTTCTGACAATGATATCCCCATTAATGTACTATCCCGACTGTCAGCTAGAGCATTGCATCGGTTGAAGTATGTTTCGAAAGAGTGGTATGATCTTATATCGGACCGTTCTTTCATTCGCCTCCAGTTGAAAAAGACAGAATCCGTGTCAGGACTATTCTTCCAGGAGGTATATAGGTGGTCTGATAAGGATATTGAATCGATCAGCTATATCCCAATTGAACTGGAAAGTGTTAAAGTGTGGAACAACATTTTGAGCTTTCTCCCCGAAAATGTTGTCATTTTGTCATCGAACAACGGCTTAATTTGCTGTCGAAGTTGTTTCCCTACTCCCACGCCTATAATATATGTTTGCAATCCATTGATTAAACAATGGACGCCTGTAAAATGGCCTAATCTGCCCAGAAGCAGCAGCATCTCCCTGGCTTTTGATCCTTTTCTGAACCCCATTGATGCTTCTACAGATTTCACATTAGTGTCAGTCTGTGCTACAGAGACAGAGGCCAACAAAGAAGAAGAGAAGGAAGAAGAAGAATCCTGTTTTGTTCTTGATATATATTCCTCAAAGACAGGGTTGTGGAGAAGATCACAAGAGTGTTGTAAATGCAATTACAATCTGGCTAAAAACAAAGGCATCTTAGTTGCAGGAATTCTGCATTGGCTCACAGATGGCGACCAAATTCTGATGTTTGACCCTAACAACGAGATATCGTGGTTGATAACGGTTCCTGTACCTGCATCACAATTGTCCAGCATACCGGAAATGTGTATAGGAGAATCCCAAGATAAGCTGTATTATGTTATAATCTCCGAAGATGGTCTCCAACTATGGGTGCTAGAGGATCACTTCACATCTCAGTGGAACCTAAAATGCTTTACATCCTTGGAAGAACTcgagaaaaaaaattcaaaagtatTATACGACATACCAAAGAAAGTGGGAAGCCGGTTGTGCAAAGACATGCTTTCTTGGATTGATCCTCTTGCTTTCAAAGATGGAATAGTGTTTTTAAAGGTGTCGGCTAACATATACTCGTACCAATTCGAGACAGGGAAACTGAAAATACTCTATGATGCTAAGACACTTGGGCCAAAATCCATGCATTCTCCTATTATTGCTACGTATACTATGAGCTTGGTGCCACTTGATGAGTAG